The Garra rufa chromosome 23, GarRuf1.0, whole genome shotgun sequence genome includes a region encoding these proteins:
- the inip gene encoding SOSS complex subunit C, with translation MAANPPAQVGFQNKNRVAILAELDKEKRRLIQSQSMNNPGASIPLSRPAVNKEFRDQAEQQHIAAQQKAALQHAHAHSSGFFITQDSSFGNLILPVLPRLDPE, from the exons ATGGCCGCGAATCCGCCCGCACAAG TGGGATTTCAAAACAAAAACCGAGTTGCTATTCTAGCTGAGCTGGATAAGGAGAAGAGACGGCTGATACAGAGTCAGTCTATGAATAACCCAGGAGCCAG CATTCCACTTTCTCGACCAGCGGTAAATAAAGAGTTCAGGGATCAGGCCGAACAGCAGCACATTGCAGCACAGCAGAAAGCAGCTTTACAG CATGCCCATGCACACTCATCCGGCTTCTTCATCACTCAGGATTCCTCCTTCGGTAATCTTATACTGCCTGTGTTGCCCAGACTCGACCCAGAGTAA